The following proteins come from a genomic window of Maribacter algicola:
- the cmk gene encoding (d)CMP kinase, whose product MNKITIAIDGFSSTGKSTLAKQLAKKLEYVYVDTGAMYRAVTLYAMQNGFVNEGHVDTKGLLNDLDKIQLKFVFNSDMGFAEMFLNGKNVEREIRTLDVSKNVSQVAEIKEVRSKLVSLQQDMGKDKGVVMDGRDIGTVVFPNAELKIFMTASPEKRAVRRYKELLDRGEVVKYEDILENVQKRDYIDSHRENSPLTKAKNAIEFDNSDMGLEQQFERIYEHTLRVIEKNK is encoded by the coding sequence ATGAATAAGATTACCATAGCTATAGATGGATTTTCTTCAACGGGTAAAAGCACCTTGGCGAAACAGCTGGCCAAAAAACTGGAATACGTGTATGTAGATACAGGGGCCATGTATAGGGCCGTAACCTTGTACGCCATGCAAAACGGCTTTGTGAATGAGGGCCATGTTGACACGAAAGGACTGCTAAATGATTTGGACAAGATTCAATTAAAATTCGTGTTCAATTCGGATATGGGCTTTGCTGAAATGTTTTTAAACGGTAAGAATGTGGAAAGGGAAATCCGCACCTTGGATGTTTCCAAAAATGTAAGTCAAGTTGCCGAAATTAAGGAAGTGAGGTCAAAATTGGTTTCCCTGCAGCAGGATATGGGTAAGGACAAGGGGGTGGTCATGGACGGTAGGGATATTGGGACCGTTGTTTTTCCCAATGCGGAACTCAAAATATTCATGACTGCCAGTCCGGAAAAAAGGGCGGTAAGGCGTTACAAGGAACTGTTGGATAGGGGCGAGGTTGTAAAGTATGAGGATATTCTGGAAAACGTTCAAAAAAGGGACTATATAGATTCCCATAGGGAAAACTCCCCCCTAACCAAGGCAAAGAATGCTATAGAGTTTGATAATAGCGATATGGGGCTAGAACAGCAATTTGAGCGTATCTATGAACATACGCTTAGGGTCATTGAAAAAAATAAATAA